The DNA region ATCTCCGTAATGTCGTGAAAGTTCCAAACTCTGCCAATAATTCTACCGTTAAGGTGTTGGGGCTGAGTATTCAACTCAAAAATTCTGCCATCTTTCAACTCGATTAAAGTAGTTACAGAAGCTAAAGGTTCGCTTTCTATTTCTCGAAATTCCTGCAACCATTTTTCTGCGTCCTTCACCCGAGCGCGTAAAAAAGCAAATTTATTCTGACGATCTGCTGAAGCTATTTCTGCTTCAGAGAGACTCCACATTTCCCGAAACCTACGATTGAAAAGCAGGTTATCTCCGCGATCGCAAACAGCTAAAATACCATCAGTAGTAGAATTTAGGGTAGCATACAACAGCGAAACCCACTGCTGTAAGTAAAGTGGCGATCGCTGCTCCGATCTGACAGTACGCATAGCCACACTGAGATCTCTAATCGCTAATACTTGAATGGTACTACCGTGAATGGCGATCGTCTCCCAGCTAATCTCCGCAGCAAAATTTGTTCCGTCTTTCTTTTGACAAACGGTTTCCATGCTCATTTCTGTTGCTTTATCCAGATTTCTCTCAAGCTGCTGACGAAATTTAGGTAAGACTAATTTTCCGACAGTGAGCGATTTAGCTTCTTCTGCTTCATAACCAAAAAGTTCGGTAAAACTTTTGTTAACTTGCAATAAGTGCCTTTTTTCGCTAAACGCGATCGCCTCAAACCTCGACTTCGATAAACAATACCAAACGTTCACCTTACTCCTTAAAGAACTTACTTTTGTAGAAGTTCTCTTGTCTAACATTAGACAGTTTAGATCGATTTTATTCCTAGTTTTCACCAATTACCAATAGATTATATTTTTCTTTCTTGCTAATTGACCACTTTCTAGCCAATTTCCCAAATTATCACCAAACTCCTCAGAGTAGCTAGCTGTTTAACTACCCTCGGGTTAGTTAGTTGATTTTTAAGTGCAACAGACGAAAGTGAAACAGCTATGAAAGCAAGTTTTTATTTAGTTTATCAAGAAATATATCAAAACCTGAAAATTAACGTTTTCCACTTCGTTCAAGGTACTATTGGAACTCTGAGAGCATCTTACGATTACGTTACTATTACCTTACTATTGACCGTTGGAAATTACCAAAGGAATTTAGTAATTGTTAAGAAGCAATCAAACCAACCAAGAAAGACTGTAACATAGTAGCTGAAGAGAGCGATCGCCCTTGGTGACAATTCTCTCAGTAAAATAGATGATAACAGATCGACGAAAAACTGCCTAACTCGCGATCGCTACGGAGATATATTCAGTAAGTATAGCGTGCATTTTCTCTCCTGCGCTCAGATTAGCCGAGTTTGACTCATTTTAGCAGCAGGACAGTGCGATCGCTAGGAAAAATCTTTAGTTCTAGCAACATTTCTTAATTATTGACGACAAAAAAATCGACAAGTCTTGGCAACTCACTAAACTAATTATGACTATAAACATAGAAACCAAAAACCGTCAACCGGGTGGATTATACGTTCAATCCCCATCAGAAAAACAACTTATTTTCCCTCTCAAACATACCGAAGTCCTAGCCAAAATTGCAGGAAACTTATCGCGAGTCGAAGTAACCCAACAATTTGCCAATCCTTTCACTAAACCCTTAGAAGCCGTTTATGTTTTTCCTTTACCCGATGAAGCCGCCGTGGACGAAATGGAAATCAAAATCGGCGAAAAAGTTATTAAAGGTAACATCAAAAAGCGCGAAGAAGCACAACAAATTTACCAACAAGCAAAACAAGAAGGACGGACTGCGGGTTTACTAGAACAAGAACGCGATAATATATTTACCCAGTCTCTTGCTAACATTAAACCCGGAGAACAAATTGACGTTACCATTCGCTATACCGACAGTCTAAAATTCGAGAGTGGCGACTATGAATTTGTCTTGCCAATGGTCGTCGGACCTCGTTTTATTCCCGGTACAGAAATTGATAGTAGCGGTGACACCGACGAAGTTCCCGACGCTTCCCGCATTACTCCTCCAGTGATTCCCCCAGGAACAAGATCCAAACACGATCTTAACGTAACTGTGGAAATTAATGCCGGAATACCAGTTAGTCAAGTTCGTTCTCCTTCTCATCAAATTGACATCGAACATGACAACCAAATTCTCCGGGTAAAATTAGCTGGGGAAGATACAATTCCCAACAAAGATTTAATTCTCCGCTATCAAGTTGCTACCGACAATACCCAAGCAACAGTCTTAACTCAAGCTGACGAACGGGGCGGACACTTTGCTGTTTATTTGATTCCCGCTCTAGAATATAATTCCGAGCAAATTGTTGCCAAAGATGTTATCTTTTTAATCGATACTTCTGGTTCCCAACATGGAGATCCGCTAATTAAATGTCAGGAATTAATGCGCCGTTTTATTAATGGTTTAAATCCTGACGATACCTTCTCAATTATCGACTTTTCTAATACTACGCAACAACTTGCCGCCGCACCACTACCAAATACACCAAAAAATCGCGCTTTAGCAATTCACTATATCAATCAATTGCAAGCAAACGGCGGAACTTATCTGCTGAATGGGATTCGTGCGGCGCTGAATTTTCCGGCACAATCTCCAGAACGTTTGCGAAGTATTGTCTTACTAACTGATGGTTATATTGGCAATGAAAATCAAATTTTGGCAGAAGTTCAGCAAGAATTAAAACCA from Oscillatoria salina IIICB1 includes:
- a CDS encoding VIT domain-containing protein — protein: MTINIETKNRQPGGLYVQSPSEKQLIFPLKHTEVLAKIAGNLSRVEVTQQFANPFTKPLEAVYVFPLPDEAAVDEMEIKIGEKVIKGNIKKREEAQQIYQQAKQEGRTAGLLEQERDNIFTQSLANIKPGEQIDVTIRYTDSLKFESGDYEFVLPMVVGPRFIPGTEIDSSGDTDEVPDASRITPPVIPPGTRSKHDLNVTVEINAGIPVSQVRSPSHQIDIEHDNQILRVKLAGEDTIPNKDLILRYQVATDNTQATVLTQADERGGHFAVYLIPALEYNSEQIVAKDVIFLIDTSGSQHGDPLIKCQELMRRFINGLNPDDTFSIIDFSNTTQQLAAAPLPNTPKNRALAIHYINQLQANGGTYLLNGIRAALNFPAQSPERLRSIVLLTDGYIGNENQILAEVQQELKPGNRLYSFGAGSSVNRFLLNRIAEIGRGTARIIRQDEPTQEVAEKFFRQINNPVLTNIQFSWESEGENPLIYPTAPPDLFAEQPLVLCGRKQDGIAGKLRVQGIAAGGQRYEKTFDLKFAKNTGNPAVAQLWGRSRIKALMNQMFAGDTKAGVEAVTETALTYQLLSQYTAFVAVSDDVRVEPGGEYISADVPIEMPQGVSYQGVFGGAAPMSGMRMRRSFAQNKSYSAQAISGFAAPESALFAEEAEDVSFAAPGMMADSSSTAEMCENEAIAPEFLAIEVVSVTGLDAAATAALTKHLQEVELPAGFSGEVVFEFTINKGRVLRLMLDEEKSTLTDGKIIYQIRISLLAWHPTQSASGTVSLTLRVHS